Proteins encoded within one genomic window of Microcebus murinus isolate Inina chromosome 8, M.murinus_Inina_mat1.0, whole genome shotgun sequence:
- the EFHD1 gene encoding EF-hand domain-containing protein D1 isoform X2, which yields MELKLMMEKLGAPQTHLGLKSMIKEVDEDFDGKLSFREFLLIFHKAAAGELQEDSGLMALAKLSEIDVALEGVKGAKDFFEAKAQALSSASKFEAELKAEQEERKREEEERKLRQAAFKELKATFSA from the exons ATGGAGCTGAAGCTGATGATGGAGAAGCTCGGGGCCCCCCAGACCCACCTGGGCCTGAAGAGCATGATCAAGGAGGTGGACGAGGACTTTGACGGCAAGCTCAGCTTCCGGGAG TTCCTACTCATTTTCCACAAGGCCGCAGCTGGGGAACTGCAGGAGGACAGTGGCCTGATGGCGCTGGCAAAGCTCTCCGAGATCGATGTTGCCCTGGAGGGTGTTAAAGGTGCCAAGGACTTCTTTGAAGCCAAG GCCCAGGCCCTGTCATCTGCCAGTAAGTTTGAAGCCGAGTTAAAAGCTGAGCAAGAGGAGCGgaagcgggaggaggaggagaggaagctCCGCCAGGCGGCCTTCAAGGAACTCAAGGCTACTTTCAGTGCATAG